A single Clostridia bacterium DNA region contains:
- a CDS encoding ANTAR domain-containing protein, producing MWWSRMHGARLILADPDEATRREIREAVQRYGYLVVGSVGDGRSAAQLIFQREPEAAVISWQLPLRSGLEVARVVEEQMVCAVVLTAEELNWFVLEEAREAGVQALLPKPLTEQVLIPALEIAISTFRRYREVALQNRKLREELETRRLVERAKGLLMQTRGWSEAEAYAFLRRASMNRGLPLRRVARAVLEGHLGT from the coding sequence ATGTGGTGGTCACGCATGCACGGCGCGCGGCTCATCTTGGCCGACCCAGATGAAGCTACCCGACGAGAGATCAGAGAGGCAGTGCAGCGTTACGGGTACTTGGTTGTAGGGAGCGTTGGAGACGGACGCAGTGCCGCCCAGCTCATCTTTCAACGGGAGCCGGAGGCAGCGGTAATCAGCTGGCAACTGCCCTTGCGGAGCGGCCTGGAGGTAGCCCGGGTAGTGGAGGAGCAAATGGTATGCGCGGTAGTCCTTACTGCCGAAGAGCTCAACTGGTTTGTGTTGGAAGAGGCTCGGGAGGCGGGAGTGCAGGCTCTTTTGCCCAAACCGCTGACCGAACAAGTGCTGATTCCCGCTCTAGAGATTGCTATTTCTACTTTTAGGCGCTACCGAGAGGTGGCGCTCCAGAACCGCAAACTAAGAGAAGAACTAGAAACCCGGCGTTTGGTGGAACGGGCAAAGGGTTTGCTCATGCAAACGCGAGGCTGGAGTGAGGCAGAAGCCTACGCCTTCTTGCGACGGGCAAGTATGAATCGCGGGCTACCACTGCGGAGGGTGGCCAGGGCGGTACTGGAAGGGCATCTTGGAACTTGA
- the mgtE gene encoding magnesium transporter, producing MLEQLRELVAGRDVEGIRNLAAQLLPTDLSAILEELEPAERAFAFRCLQKDQAIAVFENLNSEQQQDLLANLHSGEMIHILEEMSPDDRTRLLDEMPAKVTKRILEQLTPEEREISALLLGYPPRTAGRIMTPDYVSLHKDMQVGQALEKIRQVGLQKETIYTCYVTDSERRLEGIVSLRDLVLSDPDRTVEEIMDRRVVAVHTEEDQEVAARQIQEYDLLAVPVLDREGRLVGIVTVDDAVDVLEEEVSEDFQRIMAVAKVTERGWESYFDLGVFSRLLRRLPWLVVLLVAEVVSGNIIGLYEHALETVLVLSLFIPMIMATTGNVGSQTTTLIVRSMATGELDRKARRQVAGEIVTLISLGIMLGIVAFGIAVAMARDLRVALTVGLTLAGAVSSAGLVAMSLPFLFRLLRLDPAVASAPLISTIGDAVGLLLYFNVARHLFGS from the coding sequence GTGCTCGAACAGTTGCGCGAACTGGTTGCCGGAAGGGACGTAGAGGGGATAAGGAATCTGGCGGCGCAGCTGCTGCCTACCGACCTGAGCGCCATCCTGGAAGAGCTGGAGCCGGCGGAGCGGGCGTTCGCCTTCCGGTGCCTGCAGAAAGATCAGGCCATCGCCGTGTTCGAGAACCTGAACAGCGAGCAGCAGCAGGATTTACTGGCGAACCTGCACAGCGGCGAAATGATTCACATATTGGAAGAGATGAGCCCGGACGACCGTACCCGCCTGCTGGACGAGATGCCGGCCAAGGTTACCAAGCGCATTCTGGAGCAACTGACACCCGAAGAGCGGGAGATTTCCGCCCTGCTTCTGGGATATCCGCCTCGGACCGCCGGCCGCATAATGACCCCGGACTACGTGAGCCTGCACAAAGATATGCAGGTAGGGCAGGCCCTGGAGAAGATACGCCAGGTGGGGCTCCAGAAGGAAACCATCTATACCTGCTACGTCACCGACAGCGAGAGGCGACTGGAGGGCATAGTGAGCCTTCGTGACCTGGTGTTGAGCGACCCCGACCGGACGGTGGAAGAGATTATGGACCGCCGGGTGGTGGCCGTGCACACCGAGGAAGACCAGGAGGTAGCGGCCCGGCAAATCCAGGAGTACGACCTGCTGGCGGTGCCGGTTCTGGACCGCGAGGGGCGTCTGGTGGGTATCGTTACCGTAGACGATGCGGTGGACGTGCTGGAGGAAGAGGTATCCGAGGACTTTCAGCGCATCATGGCCGTGGCCAAGGTAACGGAGCGGGGGTGGGAGAGCTACTTCGACCTGGGGGTTTTCTCCCGGCTGCTGCGTCGGCTCCCGTGGCTGGTGGTGCTGCTGGTGGCCGAGGTGGTGTCCGGTAATATTATCGGGCTTTACGAGCACGCGCTGGAAACCGTGCTGGTGCTGTCGCTCTTCATCCCCATGATCATGGCCACCACGGGTAACGTGGGCTCCCAGACTACCACCCTGATCGTGCGTTCCATGGCTACCGGAGAGCTGGACCGGAAGGCCCGCCGGCAGGTGGCCGGAGAGATAGTTACCCTGATTTCTCTGGGAATCATGCTGGGAATCGTCGCCTTCGGGATAGCCGTGGCCATGGCCCGGGACCTGCGCGTCGCCCTGACCGTGGGGCTGACGCTGGCGGGGGCGGTGAGCAGCGCCGGGCTGGTGGCCATGTCCTTGCCCTTCCTCTTCCGGTTACTGCGGCTCGATCCCGCAGTAGCGTCGGCTCCTCTTATCTCGACCATCGGCGACGCCGTGGGGCTCCTGCTCTACTTTAACGTTGCCCGGCACCTTTTCGGCTCCTAG
- a CDS encoding aminotransferase class V-fold PLP-dependent enzyme: MGIYLDNAATSFPKPEAVYRAVLDAMRRVGASAGRSTYRRALEAERLVFEARLALCRLFNIADPTRLVFTANATEALNLALKGFLRPGDEVVTSSVEHNAVWRPLKVLERTRGIVVTAVPCQKDGTLPLEALEKALGPRTRLVVLTHASNVVGTLLPVAEAGRLTRPRGIVFLVDAAQTAGVYPIDVEAMNIDLLAFTGHKGLLGPMGTGGLYVREGVELVPLKEGGTGGQSLLEEQPSTLPERYEAGTMNVPGLAGLKAGVETLVAEGVDRVRKREKELTAYALQELASIPGLVLYGPGEAERQVGIVSFNLEGLEADRVALLLDRVYDIQVRAGLHCAPQAHRTIGTLEQGTVRVGLGYFNREGDVKALVRALRALRAAN, translated from the coding sequence ATGGGTATCTATTTGGACAATGCCGCCACGTCCTTTCCCAAACCCGAAGCGGTTTACCGGGCGGTATTAGACGCCATGCGTAGGGTGGGGGCCAGCGCCGGCCGAAGTACTTACCGCCGGGCTCTGGAGGCGGAGCGCCTGGTTTTTGAGGCCCGCTTGGCCCTGTGCCGGCTGTTCAACATCGCCGACCCCACACGTCTGGTGTTTACGGCCAACGCTACGGAAGCGCTTAACCTGGCCCTAAAGGGATTCCTGCGCCCGGGTGACGAGGTGGTCACCTCTTCCGTGGAGCATAACGCGGTCTGGCGACCGTTAAAGGTTCTGGAGAGAACACGGGGCATAGTGGTTACCGCCGTGCCCTGTCAAAAGGACGGAACCCTGCCCCTGGAAGCTCTGGAGAAAGCACTGGGGCCCAGGACTCGCCTGGTGGTGCTCACCCATGCCTCCAACGTGGTGGGCACCCTCCTTCCGGTAGCCGAGGCGGGCCGGCTTACCCGGCCGAGGGGTATCGTGTTCCTGGTGGACGCCGCCCAGACCGCCGGGGTCTACCCCATTGACGTGGAGGCCATGAACATCGACCTCCTGGCCTTTACGGGCCATAAGGGGCTCTTGGGTCCCATGGGCACGGGCGGGCTCTACGTGCGGGAAGGCGTGGAATTGGTTCCCCTCAAGGAAGGGGGTACCGGGGGCCAGTCCCTGCTGGAGGAACAGCCGTCCACGCTGCCGGAACGCTACGAGGCCGGCACCATGAACGTGCCGGGACTGGCGGGTCTGAAGGCGGGGGTGGAGACCCTAGTGGCCGAGGGTGTGGATAGGGTAAGGAAGCGGGAGAAAGAGCTCACTGCCTACGCCCTGCAGGAACTCGCGAGCATACCGGGCCTCGTGCTCTACGGGCCGGGCGAGGCCGAACGCCAGGTAGGGATAGTCTCCTTCAACCTGGAGGGTCTGGAAGCCGACCGGGTAGCCCTCCTTTTGGACCGGGTCTACGACATTCAGGTGCGGGCGGGATTGCACTGCGCCCCTCAGGCGCACCGCACCATAGGCACGTTGGAGCAGGGTACGGTGCGCGTGGGTTTGGGCTATTTTAACCGGGAAGGCGACGTGAAAGCTCTGGTAAGGGCCTTGAGAGCCTTGAGGGCAGCGAACTGA
- the tatC gene encoding twin-arginine translocase subunit TatC has translation MSRRSEMTLMEHLEELRRVLVVSGITLGVTTGIVYGFFRQELMAWVTSPLEKYHVPLVYIGVGEAFLTQIKLCLAAGFVLALPVILWQVWGFIVPALKPEERRTIGAVVFFSVLLFLAGVLFAYFAVFRFVVRFLITIAGPGLTPMFSIGHYISFLVSFLLPFGLSFELPLVMYLLSLWGILGEDWLVRNRRYAIVIVFILAAALTPGPDVISQLCMAGPLLILYEVSVWVARLAVRQRKASEARQI, from the coding sequence TTGAGCCGGAGAAGTGAAATGACCCTGATGGAGCATCTGGAAGAACTGCGGCGCGTCCTGGTGGTGTCCGGGATCACCCTGGGGGTCACCACCGGTATTGTCTACGGATTCTTCCGGCAGGAACTCATGGCCTGGGTGACCTCTCCCTTGGAAAAGTATCACGTCCCGCTGGTCTATATAGGGGTGGGGGAAGCCTTCCTCACGCAAATAAAGCTTTGCCTGGCCGCCGGGTTCGTCCTCGCCTTGCCGGTCATCCTGTGGCAGGTATGGGGATTCATCGTCCCCGCGCTCAAACCCGAAGAGCGGCGCACGATCGGCGCCGTCGTTTTTTTTTCGGTGCTGCTCTTCCTTGCCGGCGTGCTTTTCGCCTACTTTGCCGTGTTCCGGTTTGTAGTCCGCTTCCTCATAACCATTGCCGGGCCGGGCCTAACCCCGATGTTTTCCATCGGTCATTACATCTCGTTCCTGGTCAGTTTCCTGCTCCCTTTCGGGCTTTCTTTTGAGCTGCCTTTGGTCATGTACCTTCTCAGCCTCTGGGGGATATTGGGAGAGGACTGGCTGGTCAGGAACCGCCGCTACGCGATAGTGATCGTCTTCATATTGGCCGCGGCCCTGACCCCCGGTCCGGACGTGATCTCCCAGCTCTGTATGGCCGGGCCCTTGTTGATACTGTACGAGGTCAGCGTCTGGGTGGCGCGCCTTGCGGTCCGCCAGCGAAAGGCCTCGGAAGCCCGCCAGATCTAG
- a CDS encoding peptidoglycan DD-metalloendopeptidase family protein produces the protein MFSKGMRILMAVLGILVLLTTATGWAGELDELKERQEEVSRQIEQYRRYIAEKQSEIKDLNRQLAELDRKIEQAEDKLAELEQALATAEVELQQAEQALEQAEADLARAEKELAEAQAAYEERVEIFMDRLRSMYKQGSLDYLEVLLGSASFTDFLVRFDLVQKIAEYDAELVRDLEARCRDLEARKADLEVRRQDIAARKADLEARKARIASLKGQTETQKQTLEGHQKEKAALRAQAEEEKRRAERALAAEEEASRKLAAKIRELEGQRGKTPFVGGRFAWPVPGYYSVSSDYGWRIHPILGGRRFHSGIDIPAPTGTRVVAAAEGEVIFSGWYGGYGNAVVISHGGNVTTTYGHLSRISVGEGQQVKQGQEVGRVGNTGLSTGPHLHFDVREGGEPVSPWSYLR, from the coding sequence ATGTTTTCAAAAGGTATGCGGATTCTGATGGCAGTATTGGGCATACTGGTTTTGCTGACCACGGCCACCGGCTGGGCCGGCGAGCTGGACGAGCTCAAGGAACGCCAGGAAGAGGTAAGCCGGCAGATAGAGCAGTACCGGCGCTACATAGCGGAGAAGCAGAGCGAGATCAAGGATCTGAACCGCCAGCTGGCCGAACTCGACCGGAAGATCGAGCAGGCGGAGGACAAGCTGGCGGAACTGGAGCAGGCCCTGGCTACGGCCGAGGTGGAACTGCAACAGGCGGAACAGGCGCTGGAGCAGGCAGAGGCCGATCTGGCGCGGGCGGAGAAGGAACTCGCCGAGGCCCAGGCGGCCTACGAGGAAAGAGTAGAGATATTCATGGACCGCCTCCGGTCCATGTACAAGCAGGGCTCCCTTGACTACCTGGAAGTATTGCTGGGTTCGGCCAGCTTTACCGATTTCCTGGTGCGTTTCGACCTGGTGCAGAAGATCGCGGAATACGACGCCGAGCTGGTGCGGGATCTGGAAGCACGGTGCCGGGATCTGGAGGCCAGGAAGGCCGACCTGGAGGTCAGACGGCAGGACATCGCCGCCAGGAAGGCCGACCTGGAGGCCAGGAAGGCACGAATCGCCTCGTTAAAAGGTCAGACCGAAACGCAAAAGCAGACTCTGGAGGGTCACCAGAAGGAAAAGGCGGCCTTGCGGGCCCAAGCCGAGGAGGAGAAGCGCCGGGCCGAAAGAGCGCTGGCGGCAGAGGAAGAGGCCTCCCGCAAGCTGGCCGCCAAGATAAGGGAACTCGAGGGGCAGCGCGGCAAGACCCCCTTCGTAGGCGGCCGGTTTGCCTGGCCGGTGCCCGGATACTATAGCGTGTCCTCCGATTACGGCTGGCGAATACACCCGATCCTGGGCGGGCGACGCTTCCATTCCGGGATCGACATCCCGGCGCCTACCGGAACCCGGGTGGTGGCGGCGGCCGAGGGTGAAGTCATCTTTTCCGGCTGGTACGGCGGGTACGGGAACGCGGTGGTAATCAGCCACGGCGGTAACGTGACCACCACCTACGGCCACCTTTCGCGGATCAGCGTCGGGGAGGGACAGCAGGTAAAACAGGGACAGGAAGTCGGCCGGGTGGGCAACACCGGCCTGAGCACCGGACCGCACCTGCACTTTGACGTCCGCGAAGGCGGCGAGCCGGTCAGCCCGTGGAGCTATTTGCGCTAG
- a CDS encoding 3-isopropylmalate dehydrogenase, producing MYRIAVIPGDGTGPEQIREGMKVLEAVSGKLGFRLRFQTFDYGGERYLRTGETLPAGALEELKTFDAIYLGAIGHPEVPPGVLEKGILLELRFKLDQYVNLRPVRLYPGVDTPLKDKGPEDIDFVVVRENTEGLYAGAGGFLKKGTPEEVAIQESINTRRGVERCIRFAFEYCQRRNRKKKLTLVAKTNVLTYASDLWQRTFYEVGEEYPDITKDYAHVDAACMWMVKNPEQFDVIVTDNMFGDIITDLGAIIQGGMGIAAGANINPQGVSMFEPIGGSAPKYAGKNLINPLAAICAGAMMLENLGQEEAARRVEEAVMRVCRDHLKSLAAGQMGYTTSEVGDLVVSYL from the coding sequence GTGTACCGCATAGCGGTGATACCGGGCGACGGCACCGGCCCGGAGCAGATTCGAGAGGGTATGAAGGTGCTCGAGGCCGTATCCGGGAAGCTGGGCTTCCGGCTCCGGTTCCAAACCTTTGACTACGGCGGAGAACGCTATCTGCGCACGGGAGAGACCCTGCCCGCGGGGGCCCTGGAAGAGCTGAAGACTTTCGATGCCATCTATCTGGGGGCCATAGGCCACCCGGAGGTTCCGCCCGGGGTGCTGGAGAAGGGTATCCTGCTGGAGCTGCGCTTCAAGCTCGACCAATACGTCAACCTGCGGCCGGTGAGACTGTATCCGGGAGTGGATACCCCCCTAAAGGATAAAGGGCCCGAGGACATAGACTTCGTAGTGGTCAGGGAGAACACCGAAGGTCTTTATGCCGGAGCGGGAGGGTTTCTCAAAAAGGGAACCCCGGAAGAGGTGGCCATTCAGGAGTCCATCAATACCCGGCGAGGGGTGGAGCGGTGCATCCGCTTCGCTTTTGAATACTGCCAGCGGAGGAACCGCAAGAAGAAACTCACCTTAGTAGCCAAGACCAACGTCCTTACTTATGCCTCCGACCTTTGGCAGCGCACCTTTTACGAAGTGGGCGAAGAATACCCGGACATAACCAAGGATTACGCCCACGTTGACGCCGCCTGCATGTGGATGGTCAAGAACCCGGAGCAGTTCGACGTAATCGTCACCGACAACATGTTCGGAGACATCATCACCGACCTGGGCGCCATAATCCAGGGAGGTATGGGCATCGCCGCCGGGGCCAACATCAACCCCCAGGGGGTTTCCATGTTCGAGCCCATAGGCGGCTCTGCCCCCAAGTACGCGGGCAAGAACCTGATTAACCCCTTAGCGGCCATCTGCGCCGGAGCCATGATGCTGGAGAACCTCGGCCAGGAGGAGGCGGCCCGGAGGGTGGAAGAGGCGGTCATGCGGGTCTGCCGGGATCACCTGAAAAGCCTGGCCGCCGGACAGATGGGCTATACCACCTCCGAAGTGGGGGACCTGGTGGTAAGCTATCTCTAG